GTCGTCGAGCCACTTCCAGTGGAACTCGCCCTCATTGGGCTCGATGGTCGCCCAGGCGAAGATGGCGAGGCTGACCAGGTTGACCCCCGCCTCCTGCATCAGCGCGATGTCCTCGTCCCACACCTCCCGGGGCCATTGCTCGGGGTTGTAGTCCCCGCCGTAGACGAGTCCGTCCACCTGGTCGTTCCACGCGCGCACCGCGATCAGCTGCCTTCCGATGTGTTGTGAGGGATTGCTCGTTCAGGGTCGGCGGGCCGCCCGGGCCGCCCGCCGGTGGTCGATCCCCACGGCGGCCAGGACCCACAGGCCGGGCACGAGGATCGCCATGGGGGTGAACATCCAGACCAGCAGGAGGCCGAGGTACAGCGCCGTCAACAGCAGCACCGTACCGACCGGGTCGGACGCCGACGCGCCGGCGCCGCGGAGCAGGAGCCGCCACCAGCCGGCGGCGTCGGCCGCGGGGACGGCGCCCGCCGAGCCGGGGTCCGTGGTGGGGCTCGCGTCCGGCTCCGACCAGGCGGCGGCGGCCCGGACGACGACGGCCCACGCCAGCGAGGCCAGCACCGCGGTCAGGACCAGCAGGCCGCCCCCGCCGGGGACGGCGTCGCCGGCGAGCAGGGCCGCGTTCACCCACAGGACGCCGAACAGGGCCACCGACGCCGCGCCGAGCCACCAGGAGCCGCGCAGCGCCGCGACGAACAACGCGCCGTAGTCGCGGGTGGAGTCGCCGTAGCCGCCCAGGTGGCGGCGCATGTGCGCGACCCCGGCGGCGACGCCGGCCACCCAGGTGACGACGCCGGCCGCCGCGAGCAGGGTCAGCACGCTGACCTGGCCCATCTCGGCGAACAGGTCCAGCGCCTTCGGCTTGGGCACTCCGCCGGTGCGCTCCTGGGTCACCGCGCTCATCCCTTCAGCCCCTGGGTGGCCATGCCGTCCACGATGTAGCGCTGGAACACCAGGAAGAACAGCACCACCGGCAGCAGCGCGAGCACGGCCATCGCCATCTGGGCGCCGTAGTCGGCGGCGGCCGTCGACTCGTCGACGTAGAGCCGCAGCGCGATCGGCAGCGGGTACAGGTCGGGCTTCTTCAGGTAGAGCAGCGGGCCGAGGAAGTCGTTCCAGCTGCCGATGAAGGTGAAGATCGCGCTGGTGATGAGCACCGGCTTGAGCAGCGGCACCAGCACCTGGAACAGGATGCGCAGGCTGCCGGCGCCGTCGATGGTGGCCGCCTCGTCCAGTTCCCGGGGGATGGTCCGGATGAACTGCACCATCAGGAACACGAAGAACGCGTCCGCGGCCAGCCACTTCCCGATCAGCAGCGGCACGTAGGTGTTCACCAGGCCCAACTGCTGGAACATGATGTACTGCGGGATGATCACGACGTGGAACGGCAGCAGCAGCGTGCCGATCATGATCGAGAACCACATCTGGCGCCCGGGGAACCGGCAGCGCGCGAAGGCGTAGGCCGCCAGGGGCGTCGTGAGCACGATCCCAGCACCGACAGCGTCGCGAGGATCAGCGAGTTGGTGAAGAAGGTCCAAAACGACACGCCCGCGATCCCGGTCAGCGCCTTGGCGTAGTTGGCCAGGGTGAAGGGGTCGGGGATCAGCGAGACGTTGCCGACGATCTGGTCCGAGGGCTTGAACGAGCTCATCAGCATCCACGCCGCCGGGTACAGCACGATGCAGGTGGCGACGGCCATGAACAGGTAGAAGACGGCCCGCTTGGCGACGTTCTGGCTGCGGACGCTGCGCACCCGCTGGCCGCGCGCGCGCCGGGGCGTCGTGACGGGCTCGATGACGGTGACGTCGGTCTGGATGCTCATTTCTGGTCCCCGTAGAACACCCACGCCTTGGAGGCGCGGAAGTAGATGACGGTCAGGACGCCGATGACCACGAAGAAGACCCACGCCATGGCGGACGCGTAGCCCATCTTCAGGTCGGTGAAGGCGCGCTGGTAGAGGTACAGCGTGTAGAACAGCGTCGAGCCGGCGGGGCCGCCCGTGCCGTTGGAGATGATGAACGCCGAGCCGAACACCATGAAGGAGTGGATGATCTCCAGCAGGCTGTTGAAGAAGATCGTCGGCGACAGCATCGGCAGGGTGATGTTCCACCACTTCGAGAAGCCGGAGGCGCCGTCGACGTCGGCGGCCTCGTACAGTTCCTGCGGGATCTGCTTGATGCCGGCCAGGAAGATCACCATCGGGCCGCCGAAGGCCCAGATGGCCAGCAGCACGAACATCGGCATGGTCATGTCGGGGTTGCCGACCCAGCCCTCGGTCGGGAGGCCCAGCAGCCCGGAGACCCGCGACACGATGCCGTCGTCGACGAACATCGCGCGCCACACCAGGGCGATGGACACGCTGGCCGCGATGAGCGACGGCGCGTAGAACACCGAGCGGAACACGCCCTGGCCCTTGTACGGCAGGGCCAGCAACTGGGCGACCAGCAGCGCCGCGAACAGCTTCAGCGGCGCGGCGATCACCACGTACATCAGGGTCACCCGCCACGCCTGGAAGAAGCGCGGGTCGGAGAACAGGGCGGTGAAGTTGTCGATCCCGATGAACTTCGGCGCCCGGAAGATGTTGTAGTCGGTGAACGACAGCACCAGCGAGGCGACCATGGGGCCCGCCGTGAGGAAGAAGAATCCGATCAGCCAGGGGCTGAGGAAGGCGTACCCGATCCGCGCGTCGCGGCGGCGGGCCTTCGCCACCCCGGCGCGGGGCGGTGCAGCGGTGGAAGACATCAGGGGTCGGTCCTCTCGAAGGGGCGCGGGAGGGGCGGGACGCCGCGGCGGCGGCGTCCCGCGTCACCTCAGGCCGGCTTGACGTTCTCGTCGACCGACTGGAACCACTGGTCGATCCACTGATCGACCGTCAGCTTGTCGTAGCCGTAGTCGCCGGCCAGGCGCAGCCAGGCGGCCTCGATGGCGCCGAAGCCCTCGACGGGCACCGGAGACGCCTCGGTCACCTGGGAGGCGACCGACTCCTCGTAGGCCACGACCCGCTGGTCGACCGAGCCGGGGGCGATGTCCATCGCGTCGCGCTGGGCCTTCGTGGCGGGGACGCCCTTCGAGGTGCCGAAGATCTTGCCCACCTCGGGGTCGTTGATCATGAAGCTGATCAGCGCGGCCGCGGCGTCCGGGTTCTTGGTGTTGGCGCCGGCGCTCAGCAGCATCGACGGCTTGTAGAACATGTGCGTCTTGCCGTCGGCGCCGGACGGGATCGGCATCATCTTGATCGCGTCGTCGCCGGAGTCCTTGACGTAGCCGGACAGGAAGTTGTCCCAGGACGCCTCGAGCGCGACCTCGTTGGCGGTGAAGCCGCCCTTGGGCTTGAGCTGCTCGGTGCGCGCCGAGGGGAACTTCACGTCGGTGGCGTTGAGCGGCTCCCACATGGTCAGCCACTCGCGGACCTCGTCCTTGCCGAAGCCGAGGGTGTTGTCGTCCTTGAAGGGCGTCACGCCCTTCTGGAGCAGCCACTGGATGAAGAACCACAGGACGCCGCCGGGGTTGCCGCCGTAGTACAGCTTGGGGTCGAACTTCGCACCGGCCGCGGAGGCGTCGATCACGGACTTCTTGTAGTCGTCCCAGGTGTAGCCGTCCTTCGGCGCGGAGGCGCCGAGCTTGTCGAGGATGCCCGGGTGGTAGAACATCGCCAGCGTGTTGGTGCTGGTGGCGACGCCGTAGAGCTTGTCCTCCAGCTTGCCCGAGCCGAGGATGGCGGCGTCCAGGCCCGTGACGTCGAGGTTCGTGCCGGCCTGGCTGTTCAGGTCGAGGAGCTGGCCGTTGTTGGCGAACTGGCGCAGGTAGCTGATGTCCATCTGCATGACGTCGGGCAGCGCCCCGCCGGCCGCCTCGGTGTTGCGGGCCGTCCAGTAGTCGGCGAAGGGCTGGAACTGCGCCTGCACCGAGATCTTGGGGTACTTCTTGTTGAAGGCCGCGATGGCCTCCTTGTACTTGTTCGCGCGGTCGTCGTTGCCCCACCACGTCATCGTGATGGTGGCGGTCGCGTCCGTGGGCAGCGCGGTCGCGGGCGCCTGCGGCGCGGCGCTTCCACCGCACGCGGCCAGCGGCGCGAGCAGGGCTGCGGATCCTGCCGACAGCAACAGGGTTCGACGAGTCAACATGGCTTCCTCCTGGATCGGATGGTGCTCAGCAAAAGGGCGGGCTGACGTACGCGCCCACACCCCTGTAAGCGGTTACAGCCTTGCTTGCCCCAGACAATATGAGACGATTCAATCCGCCGTCAAGGGAATCCGGAAAAGTCGTGTGAGAGCCCCGTTCTGGTCGCTGCGACAAGGCGCATTCCCGCCGGGGCCGGCGAAGATCGCCGACAACGGGCGCCACCCCGTACGCTCAGACTCCCTGAAATCGTTCACAGGAACGGCGCGGACAAGGCGCGGTTGCCGCAATCCCCGCGGCCTGCCCGCGCAGGCGTCTACGCTGCAGGGATGGCCGAGCCGGAGAAGCGCCCCACGATCCACGACGTGGCCCGCCACGCGGGCGTGTCGTCGGCGACGGTGTCGCGCGTGCTCAACGGGAAGAAGTGGGTCGGGACCGAGACCCAGGCGGCTGTGCAGCGTGCGATCGCGCGGACCGGTTATACGACCAACCGCAGCGCCCGCTCCCTGGCGGGCGGCCGGTCGCGGTCGTACGCCTTCCTGATCACCCAGCCGCAGCGTGCCCTGTTCGAGGACCCCAACTACGCCGAGCTGATCCGCGGCGCTTCGGAGGAACTCAGCGAGCGCGACCTCGCGATGGTGATCATGATCGCCGACACCCGCGCGAGCGGCGCCAGGCCGTGGAGTACGTGGGCGGCGGCCACATCGACGGCGTCCTGCTGCTCTCGCCGAACGAGGGCGACCCGCTGCTGGTCGAACTCGAGCACACCGGGGTGCCGCTGGTGTGCAACGGCGGCCTGCCGCGCTGGAGCCACCGGATGAGCACCGTGACCGCCGACGACCACGGCGGCGCGGTGCTGGCGCTCGACCACCTGCTCGCGTGCGGCGCCCGCACCGTCGCGACGATCACCGGCCCGACAACTCGTGGGGGCGCGCGAGCGGCTGCGCGGCTACGCCGACGTCCTCGCCGCGCGGGGGCTCCCCCACGCGCCCGACCTGGTGGCCTCCGGCGACTGGTCCCCCGCGAGCGGGCGGGCCGCGATGGAAGCGCTCCTGGAACGCCGGGGCGACCTCGACGCGGTCTTCGTCGCCAACGACGCCATGGCGGCCGGGGCGCTGGACGCCCTGCGCGCCGCCGGCCGGCGCGTCCCCGACGACGTCCTGGTCGCCGGCTTCGACGACGCGGCGGTCGCGGCACAGGTGGACCCGCCGCTGACCACGGTGCGGCTGCCGCTGGAGCAGATCAGTCGCGAGATGGTCCGGCTGATCTGCGCGCCCGAGGGCGGACCCTCGCGCGTGACGCTGCCCACCGAACTGGTGGTGCGCGCCTCGGCGCCGGCCGCCCACGCGACGGCCGGCGCCCAGGGCGGCTAGGCCAGCTCCAGCGCCACCGTCGCGAAGGAGTGCGGCGGCAGGACGACCTGCGCGCCGCGCTCGTGCTCGGCGACGTCCAGGGCGACCGGGGCCACGGCGTCCGGCTGCTGGGCGGTGTTGTGGGCGAGCTTGTCGCCGGCGGCGAGCAGGCGGCCCGTCAGCGCGGTCACCTCGGCGCCGCGCAGATCGAGCACCACCGTGAGCGGCTCCTCGCCGTCGAGGTTGGACAGCGAGATCAGCGCGCTGTTTCCCGCGCGGGACGCGGACGCCGACACCATCTCGAACGGGCGGCCGCCGGCCTCCTGGGCGGCGGGGCCGTCCACGACGCGCGTGACGAGCGCGTCGGCGTCCTGGTGGGCCTTGTTCATCTCGAACACGTGGTAGGTCGGGGTGAGGATCAGCGCCCCGGTCTCCTCGTCGGTCAGCACGACCGCCTGCAGCACGTTGACGGTCTGGGCCAGGTTCGCCATGACCAGGCGGGCCGCCTGCCGGTGGAAGCCGTCGAGGTGGACCGCGGCCACGAGGGCGTCCGTCATCGTGTTCTGCTGGTACAGGAACGCGGGGTTCGTGCCCTCCTCGGTGGCCCACCAGGTGCCCCACTCGTCGAGGATCAGGCCGATCTGCCGCTGCGGGTCGTAGGCGTCCATCACGGTGCCGTGCGCCTGGACGAGCCGCTCCACCTCCTGGGCCTTGGCCAGGACGGCGCGGTACTGGTCGTCATCGATCTCGCGGGCGCGCGTCTTGGCGTCCCACTCGCCGATCACGGAGTACGCGTGCACCGTGATGGCCTGGAACGGGCCGTTCGGGAGCGAGTGGCAGCCCAGACAGCTGACGGCCTCCATCAGGGTCCGCGTCCAGTCCAGATCGCCGTCGTTGGCACCCGCCGCGATCCGGTAGAGCCGGTTGTCGCCGTGGTTGCGCAGGTAGGCGGCGTAGCGGCGCGCCTCGTTGGCGTAGTGGGCGGCGGTCATGTTGCCCCCGCAGCCCCAGGGCTCGTTGCCGATCCCCAGTAGGTCACCTTCCAGGGCTCGGTGCGGCCGTTCGCGGCGCGCTCGTCGGCGAGCGGTCCGCCGTGGCCGGAGATGTACTCGACCCAGTCGGCCATCTCGGCGACCGTGCCGCTGCCGACGTTGCCGTTGACGTAGGGCTCGGCGCCCAGCAGGTCGCACAGGTCGAAGAACTCGTGGGTGCCGAAGGAGTTGTCCTCCACGACGCCGCCCCAGCTCGTGTTCACCTTGCCCGGACGCTGCTCGCGCGGCCCCACCCCGTGGCGCCAGTGGTACTCGTCGGCGAAGCAGCCGCCGGGCCAGCGCAGGTTGGGGATGTCGATGGCGCGCAGGGCGGCCACCACGTCGTCGCGGATGCCGCGGGTGTTCGGGATGTCGGAGTCCTCGCCGACCCAGAAGCCGCCATAGATGCAGCGGCCCAGGTGCTCGGCGAAATGTCCGTACAGGTGGCGGGAGATCTTCGCCTCGGGCAGGTCCAGGTTGACGACGATGCGTGCGTCGGCCATGTGTGGCTCCTCGGTGGTGTGTGGTCACGATGGCGGTCGGGGTCCAGTCAACCGGAGGCGCGAGGCCGCGTCAGCGGAATCGGTGAAACATTTCAATATGTGGCGTCCGGGCGTGCGGCGCGCCCCGTCGGCGAGCCCCGGAGCCCGGTCGACCGGCGAGCTCCCGGCCCAGCGCCCTGCGCGCGTCGCACCACCCCGCACGGGGGATCTCCGCGCCACCATCGGACCTCCACCCGCACACTTGTCCCGATAGGTCGACGAACCCCCTAGCCAAAACCACCGTTCTCGTGGATACTTGTACGCACAAGTTCTCGAAGAGGAGAGATCCATGACTGAACCATCGGGCACCGGGGCCCCGGACGCCCCCGCCGAACAGCCGCGGCGCGGCGTCGCGCTGTACGACATGATGAACAAGATCCCGGGCGGGCTCATGCTGATCCCGCTGGTGCTGGGATCCATCATCGGGACGTTCGCGCCGGACGCGCTGAAGATCGGCTCATTCACCACCGCGCTGTTCCAGGGCAGCGCGCTGCCCCTGATCGGCCTGCTGATCTTCGCCACGGGCATGCAGGTCACCCTGCGCACCTCCGGCCCTGTGCTGGCGACCACGGGCGTCGTCCTGCTGACCAAGTCGATCATCCCGGCGACGCTCGTCATCGTGCTCGGCATGGTCGTGGGGATCGACGGCATCCTGGGCGTCTCGATCCTCGCGATGCTGGTGGCGGTCGACAACTCCAACGGCGGGCTCTGGCTGGCCTTCACCGGCCGCTACGGCGACAAGCGCGACCGCGGCGCCTACATCGCCTCCGCGCTGAACGACGGCCCGTTCTTCTCGATGCTGTTCCTGGGCGCCTCCGGCCTGGCGGCCATCCCCGGCTGGGCGCTGCTCGCCGCCGTCATCCCCTTCATCCTGGGCATGATCGTGGGCAACCTGGACCACAAGTGGACCGAGATCATGAAGCCCACGCCGAGCATCGTCATCCCGTTCTTCGCGTTCGCGCTCGGCACGGGCATCAACCTGCAGACCGTCGTCACCGGCGGCCTGAGCGGCCTGGTCCTGGGCGCGATCGTGGCGCCGATCACCGGCTTCTTCGTCTACCTGGGCTACAAGTACCTGCTGCGCCGCGGCCGCCGGGCGGGCATCGGCTTCGCCGCGGGCACCACCGCGGGCAACGCGATCGCCACGCCGGCGATCGTCGCGGCCGCCGACCCCACGTTCCAGCCGTTCGTCGGGACCGCGACCGCCCAGGTGGCCGCCTGCGTGCTGGTGACCGCGGTGGTGGCGCCCATGCTGGCCGCGTGGATGCTCAAGCGCGAGGGCGGCCTCCTCACCGAGGAGGAGATCGCCAGGCTCGACGAGATGGAACTCGGCGTGAGCGAGCCGAAGCTGTGACGTCGACCGACCCCCTGGTCCTGATCCTCGCGGACGACCTCACCGGCGCCGGCGACACCGGCATGAAGTTCGCCGACGCGGGCTGGTCCACGTTCCTGCTGCGCGGGGAGGCCCCCTCCCCGCCGGCGGGGCCGTCACCCGGACGCTCGGCACCCGCGCCCTGCCCGGGGCGGACGCCGCCCACCTCACCGCGGCCGCCGTCGCCCAGCTCGCCGGCGTCCCGCACGGCCGGCTCTACCTGAAGGTGGACTCGACCCTGCGCGGCTCGGTCGCCGCCCAGGTGGCCGGGGCGCTCGCCGAGCGGCGCCGCACCCACCCGGACGCCTTCGCCGTCGTCTGCCCGGCCTACCCGGCCATGGGGCGCACGGTCAGCGGGGGCGCCCTCCTGGTGGATGGCGTCCCCGTGCACGAGACGGCCGCCGGCACCGACCCGGTGACCCCCGTCACCACCCCGCGGCTCGCCGACCTGGTGCCGGGCGGGATCACCCTGCCCGCCCCCGACACCTGCGCGGACGCCCTCGCGGCGCTCGACGCCCACGGGGAGCCGGGTGCCGTCCTGTGCGTGGACGCCACGACCGAGCAGCACCTGGCCGCCCTGGCCGCCGCCGTCACCGGGCTGGGCGCCCGCGCGATCCCCGTCGGCTCGGCCGGGCTCGCCCGCCACCTGGCCAGCGCCTGGCGGGCCGAGCCGACCAGGGCGACACCCCGGGCGCCGCTGAGCGGGCGCCGCGCCGTGGTGGTCCGCAGCTCGGCCAACGCGGCCTCGCGCGAGCAGGTCGCCCGGCTTCTGGCCGCCGGCCCCGACCCGCGCGTCACCGTCCTGGAGGCGCCGGACCGGGCCGGGGGCGACCGGGACCCGGTCGCGGTGGCCTCCGAACTCGCCGGCCGCGTGCTGACGGAGGTCGCGGCGGGCGCCGACACCCTGGTGCTGCTCGGCGGCGACGGGGCCGAGGCGGTCCTTGACCGCCTCGGCCACACCACCCTGCGCGTCCTCGGCTCGGTGGTCGAGGGCGTGCCCCTGCTGCAGACCACCACACCCGCCCCGCTCACCGTCGCCACGAAGGCCGGCGGATTCGGCGCGGCCGACACCCTCACCGCCATACTCGAAGAACTGCTGGAAGAGGAATGACCATGCCCCAACCCGTACTCGCGTTCACGCTCGGTGACGTCGCCGGCGTCGGCCCCGAGATCACCGCCAAGGCGCTGCTGCTCCACCCCGACCTGCGGGAGGTGTGCGTGCCGGTCGTGATCGGCGACGCGGACGCCCTCCGCAAGGGCGCCGAGGTCGCCGGGCTCGACCCCGCGACCGTCCGCGTCATCGAGGACCCCTCCCAGGCGTCCAACGACCCGGCCACCATCGAGGTCGTCCAATTCGGGCCCTCCCTGGGGGATGTGCCCCACGGCGAGCTCGACGCCCGGGCCGGCGACGGCGCCTACCGCTTCGTGGTCGCCGCGTGCGACCTGGCCAAGGAGGGCAAGGTCGCGGGCATCGTCACCCCGCCGCTCAACAAGGCCGCCATGCACCTGGGCGGCCACAAGTACCCCGGGCACACCGAACTGCTGGCCGAGCAGTTCGGCGTCGAGGACTTCTCCCTGGTGCTGTCGGCGGGCGACCTGTACTTCTTCCACCTGACCACGCACGTCTCCATGCGGGAGGCCATCGAGCTCATCACCCCCGAGCGCACCACGGCAGTCCTCGACCTGGCGGCGTCGTTCGTGCGGGCGCTGGGGCGTCCCGACGAGGCGATCGCCGTCGCCGGCCTCAACCCGCACGCCGGGGAGGACCGCCTGTTCGGCACCGAGGACGCCGACATCCTCGCGCCGGCCATCGAGGCGGCGCGAGCCCGCGGCGTCAACGCCCACGGCCCGCTCCCGGGCGACGCCGTGATCCCGGCCGCCGTCCGCGGCAAGTGGAACATCGTGATCTGCTGCTACCACGACCAGGGCCACGCGCCGTTCAAGGCCGTCTACGGCAACGACGGCGTCAACATCACCGTCGGGCTGCCGGTCGTGCGGGTCTCGGTCGACCACGGGACGGCCTTCGATATCGCCGGGAAGGGCATCGCGGACGAGGAGAGCCTCGTGCTCGCCGCCCGGCGCGCCGCCGCGCTCGCCCCGGGCTGGGATGAGGTCTGGCGGACGGCCCGCGGACAGGCCGAACCTCGGTAGTCTCCAGGGCATGTCGGACAGCGGAACGACCCCCCGCCCCAGGAGGGTTCCGCGCCATGCCCAGGTCGCCGAGACGCTGCGCGGCCGCATCGACGACCGGGAGATCCTCCCGGGCGCCGGGCTGCCGAGCGAGAAGGCGCTCTCGGAGGCGTTCGGCGCGTCCCGCTCGGTGATCCGGCAGGCCCTGGCGACGCTGGAGGCCGAGGGCCTGATCAGCAAGTCGCAGGGGCGGGGCACCATCGTCAGCGGACGCGCCGAGCGGCACCGGGATCCGGCCCGCTCGGCGGGCCTGTCCTCGCAGATGCGGGGGCTGGGCGCGCGGACCGCCACGACGGTGCTCACCTACCGCGTCGAGACGCCCCCCACCCAGGTGCGCCACCTGGAGGGGCCCAGGCGCTCCGGCTGGAGCGGCTGCGCTACGTCGACGACGAGCCGGTCGCCTTCATCCGGACCTGGCTGCCGGCCGACCTCGCCGACGCGCTGCCCGCCGACTGCCTGCGGGACGCGTCGCTGCACGAGCTCATGACCGAGCGGGCCGGCGTCCGGATCGCGTCCGGCACCCGCGAGGTGCGCGCGACGGCCGCCCGCCCCCCGATCGACGCGCACCTCGGCGTCGACCCGGGGTTCCCGCTGCTGCTGCTGGAGGGCGAGAGCTTCGACCAGCACGGCCGGGTGGTCGAGGTGTTCTCGACCTGGCACCGCAGCGACCGCGTCGCGTTCGACGTCAGCCTGGCCCCGACCGAGGCGATCCGCGCCGGCGAGGAGACCCCCGAGGACCGCGTCGGCCGGCTGCGGGCGCTGCTCGCCGAGGCCCAGCGCGAGCTGGACGCGCTCGACGAGGGCGACCGGGTCCAGTAGGGGCGCGTGCGGGCGTGAGGTGGGCCCGCAGCTCGCCTGCGTGGGGCGAAGCCCGGCGTCAGTGCGCGGCGGCCAGCTGCTGCACCGGGTGATCGACGCACCACTGCAGCGACGCGGTGAGCGCGGCGACGACGTCCTGCTCCTCCACGCCCAGCACCGGCAGCGTCGCGGCCGGGTCGGTCACGGCGTCCCGCTCCTGGAACATCGCCGTGAACGGCAGGTGGACGCCGTGCTCGACGCCCTGGGCGGCCAGCTGGTCGTCGAGCTTCTGGTAGGTCGGCAGCACGGCGTCCAGCGGGACCACGACCACGTCGGCGGGATCGCGGCCGATCAGCGTGCAGGCGATCGTGTAGAGCTCGGCGTAGGACAGGTCGTAGCCGTTGATGGCGTAGGTGGCGCCGTGCTCGCCGCGCTCCATGGCGCCGACCGCGGCCTGGGCCACCTGCTCCGCCGTCACCGACGACGTCGTGCCGCCGAGGACCGTCACGGGCTGGTCGGCCACCGACGCGCGGTCGAGCACGAACTGCCACAGCGGGCGCTGCCCGGCGACGAGCCCGAAGATGTAGGGCAGGCGCAGCACCATCACGTCCATGGCGCCCGCGCCCTCCATGATGGCGACCTCCTCCTGCAGCAGCCGGGTGCGCGGGTAGGGGTTCTCGCGGTAGGCGATGTCGGTCCAGCGCTGGGCGAACTCGGCGGTGTAGGAGCCGTACAGGACGAACTTCTTCACCCCGGCCTCGCGGGCCAGCCGCGCGATCCGCTGGGTCGGCAGCACGTTGGCCTGGTAGAAGAAGCGCGCGGCGGGTGCGGCGGGGATGGTCCGCTCGTCGGCGCCGATGGCGTAGAACAGGGCGTCGTGGCCGGCGAACAGGTCCAGCAGGTCGGCGTCCGGCAGGGTGGTGAGGTCGGCCCAGACGGCGGTCACCTCGGGCGCCAGCGTGCCCTGGTCCGAGCCGGGCAGCGACACCGACGTCACCTCGTTCCCGCGCCGCAGGAGTTCGGTGACGGTGTGGAATCCCAGGAGTCCGGTGCCGCCGAGGACGAGCGCGCGTGCCACGATGTTCTGCCTTTCCGTGCGGGCCG
Above is a window of Propioniciclava coleopterorum DNA encoding:
- a CDS encoding GntR family transcriptional regulator — protein: MRYVDDEPVAFIRTWLPADLADALPADCLRDASLHELMTERAGVRIASGTREVRATAARPPIDAHLGVDPGFPLLLLEGESFDQHGRVVEVFSTWHRSDRVAFDVSLAPTEAIRAGEETPEDRVGRLRALLAEAQRELDALDEGDRVQ
- a CDS encoding NAD-dependent epimerase/dehydratase family protein, which translates into the protein MARALVLGGTGLLGFHTVTELLRRGNEVTSVSLPGSDQGTLAPEVTAVWADLTTLPDADLLDLFAGHDALFYAIGADERTIPAAPAARFFYQANVLPTQRIARLAREAGVKKFVLYGSYTAEFAQRWTDIAYRENPYPRTRLLQEEVAIMEGAGAMDVMVLRLPYIFGLVAGQRPLWQFVLDRASVADQPVTVLGGTTSSVTAEQVAQAAVGAMERGEHGATYAINGYDLSYAELYTIACTLIGRDPADVVVVPLDAVLPTYQKLDDQLAAQGVEHGVHLPFTAMFQERDAVTDPAATLPVLGVEEQDVVAALTASLQWCVDHPVQQLAAAH